The DNA region ACGTACCTCTTGAAAAATGCATGTGAACTTTCAGACCTCTGACTACTTGACATTCCTGCAGAAAATACATGGTTGAAATATTCCGGCACCCACTTATGTCGCAACTCATACATCAATGACATTCAATCATTTTCTACCAAGTTAGCACAATTCATAACCTCTTCCCATGATCTCTCAAATTCAATAGAAGTCGTAGAATGTACAATGACATTTTTTATGCTTTGATAGTGGTCACGGAAAGTCACCGGGTTCAATTTATCTGGGAATTTGTTTAGAATGTGCCACAAACAATATCGATGAATTGTTTTAGGGAAAACTTCACCTATGGCTTTCGTCATAGCAGGATCTTGGTCAGTTATGATCAAGTTTGGTGCTCCTTTAGGCATGGCTTCTAGAAACTTATTAAGCAACCAAACAAAAGAATCAGTTTTCTCATCACTCAAAAATCACAACCAAAAACAAGAGtctgatgatgatgattaactCCTACAAATGGTGCAAAAATCATCCCATATTTGTTGGTGTTATACGTTGTATCAAACACCACTACATCACCAAATGCAGTGTATGCCCTCCTTGATACAGGATCCGCCCAAAAACACCGAATAAATCTATTGTCTGAATCAGTCTCGTAATCAAAAAAGAAAGTTGAACTCTTGTCTTTCTCAGACAGAAAGAAATCAATCAATGTTTCGGCATCAATACCCTTGTGCTCATCCCTAAGCGTTTTCTCGTAGTTTCTTATATCTCTTTCTGTGCAACCTACATGTTCAGGCCCTCCAGACTCTATTTCAAACAATCGCATTTGTTGACAAGTAGGTACATTTGCTTCTGCAAACTGTTGACTCAGTGCTTTCTTTGCTGCAGAAACAGTACGATGTGAGCGTAACAAATGGACCTTTGAAGGAGTTGATAGTGGATGATTATGACTTTCCATGAAGGTACTAACAACCCAACCTAGACCAATTTGTTCCTTCACAACTGAAATCTTTGACTTACATCCCGTTCTAATCTCACCACGAGCTCTTTCCTTTACTGGTTCATCACTTTTT from Primulina tabacum isolate GXHZ01 chromosome 14, ASM2559414v2, whole genome shotgun sequence includes:
- the LOC142523994 gene encoding protein FAR1-RELATED SEQUENCE 5-like, which gives rise to MEENSGDELSYIPQVGDNQKPQIGMQFESLEEAFSFYNQYARESGHTDANIWSKQSKSDEPVKERARGEIRTGCKSKISVVKEQIGLGWVVSTFMESHNHPLSTPSKVHLLRSHRTVSAAKKALSQQFAEANVPTCQQMRLFEIESGGPEHVGCTERDIRNYEKTLRDEHKGIDAETLIDFFLSEKDKSSTFFFDYETDSDNRFIRCFWADPVSRRAYTAFGDVVVFDTTYNTNKYGMIFAPFVGVNHHHQTLVFGCDF